TACCTTTGTTGCATGTGTTTACAAAATAGAAGAAGTTTGGACTTTTAATTGTTCAATTTTGTTTGTCTTCTTCTGCAGCGGCAGGATTGCAGGTGCTTCAAGAAAAACACCTCATTCACAGAGATTTGAAACCTCAGGTATTTATGCTTCTCCTCAAACTGGAATTTTGAAGATCAGCTCAAATGATTGATATGATGTTATACTTTGAAGTCATATGTAGACCATGTAACCATGAGTGCCTTTGTGCTGGACATGTATGTTTGTCAGAAATTAGAATGCTATCCTGATGATTCATATCGTAATTAATTTGTGGGACTCTCGTGCACTTTTGTTTAGGACAGTTTTTGCACGTGCATGGCTTCTGTTTTATGGTTAACTACTACTAGAGGAGTACCTGTTCTCCTTTCCACTATAttatcctctctttttttgggtgtttatgcatttagttatttgaaaGTGAAGGGGGATCTTTGAATGAAGTGAACTTAATAATCAATTGGTATTTAATAGAGATGTTTTGGAAGTGCCAATGTTGTTAGGGGAATTATTGCgtcaaaatattttgtcttatAGGTTGAGTTTTAAGTAGTTTAGcttatttaattactttttgcaCCTATAGTTTCAATCAACTGAActacttctcattttttttccttcaatcttACTATTTAACTCTAAATTCTAATAGTAATGAAATTGGGCTGAATGTTACATTGTCTAAACTCAATGACATGCCACCTGTATGTGATTCAGAGAAGCTACAACTGGTATGTATTCAAAAGACGTGCTATGCATCATGAGTTCAATTTATTGTTTTCACCAAAGAGAAGTTATCATTAGGGACTCAATTTTGTTATGTCTTCCAGTTATaacgttatttatttattttatttctccttTGCATGCTAAATATACATTGTTTGcaataattttggattttttctgaaagttgtaagcttagcttgagcaaagtaagtaaattttagttaaaaacttataaactctatacttgtgatgttggaaattggatttatggtgggtttttgtgttggagcaagcgggtggcttgcatggtgtgataaggtggtttaaattcacattgggagtgtttttagtttcttgcaaatgtgaatggaatttgttgattagatgtgatgaataatgcttcaattgatttcaatactagtaaacactctatacttgtgatgtttgtgattggttttgtggtgggttgttatgttgaagcaagcgggtggcttgcatggtgttataaggtggtttaaattcatattgggagtgttttttcaattcttgcaaatgtgaatgagtattgttaattagatgtgatgaatattactttattagattccaatacttgtaaactctatacttgtgatgttggaaattggatttgtggtaagtttttgtgttggagcaagcgggtggcttgcatggtgtgataaggtggtttaaattcacattgggagtgtttttagtttcttgcaaatgtgaatggaatttgttgattagatgtgatgaataatactttgattgatttcaatacttgtaaacactctatacttgtgatgtttgtgattggttttgtggtgggttgttatgttgaagcaagcgggtggcttgcttggtgttataaggtggtttaaattcatattgggagtgttttttcaattcttgcaaatgtgaatgagtattgttaattagatgtgatgaatattactttattagattccattactttattagattccaatacttgtaaactttatacttgtgatgttgaaaattggatttgtggtgggtttttgtgttggagcaagcgggtggcttgcatggtgtgataaggtggtttaatttcatattgggagtgtttaagtattaatatagatttatgcattcatgaatgagatagaattttatctaagtagcttatagacttagatgttagaatacattatgAATGAGTTGTccttattttactaaagtagCATTCACTTTGCAATTGTAGTCGAGcatggataaaagttggatgaCAATTGGTAAGACACCGGATGGCAGATTAAGTCGTCCATATATTGAAGGGGTCAatgcatttcttaattttgcaaGAGCGGTTGTGGATTGTAGTGGTAATATTCCGTGCCCGTGTATTCACTGTGTGAATTGCTATCGACAATCTCTTCAAACTGTGCGTATACATTTACTTCATCGTGGGATTATGCAATCTTACATTAATTGGTATAATCATGGAGAACCACGTGTATTAAACGAGAACATTCATGATAATGAAATGTCGGATGATGATCATATGGATGGTATCGATGCCTTGGTAGGTGATCGAATTAGAGGGGAACCAAGAAATGCAACCGAAGATGAGGAAGTGCGTAATTTTGacaaacttgaggaagatgcaaAGCGTGAGTTGTATTCGGGTTGCATTGATTATAGTATCTTGAAGTTTGTTATAGAGATGTTGAATGTAAAGGTAATGACCAATTTGAGTAATAAGGGACTTGATATGATGCTAGAATTGCTGACAAAAGTTTTACCGAAAGGTAATTTGGTTCCAAGGTCAACTTATGAAGCAAAGAAGATATTACGTGACTTGGGCATGTCATATGAGCATATAGATGCATGCAAAAATGATTGTGCAttattttggaaggaaaatgaaaactttGATAAATGTTCGGTGTGTGAGGCGCCTAGGTACAAGGATACACGTGCCCAAGGTAAGAAGATTCCTCATAAGGTATTGCGTTACTTCCCGTTGACCCCGAGACTGAGAAAGTTGTACATGTCAGGCCAAAGAGCTAAGGACATGAGATGGTATATAGACAAACGCGTGGACGATGGGATAATGAGGCATCCAGCTGATAGTGAGGAGTGGAAGGAGTTTGATTTGCAACATCCTGATTTTGCCCTCGTACCTCGCAATGTAAGGTTGGGGTTGGCTATAGATGGATTTAACCCTTTTGGGAATATGAACAACAACTATAGTATGTGGTCTGTCATACTTATCCCCTATAACCTACCACCTTGGTTGGTTATGAAGGAGCCATATTTTATGTTGTCATTGCTTATTCCTGGTTCTCATTAACCGGGAAATGAGATTGATATTTACTTAAAACTATTGGTTGATGAGTTGAAAGAGTTATGGGAAGAAGGTGTAGAAACTTATGATGCTTATAGAAAAGAGTATTTTCAGATGCGTGCAACTTTGTTGTGGACAATACATGACTATCCTGGATTTGGTAATGTGTCTGGGTGGAGGACAAAGGGTTATCATTTTTGTTACACTTGCAACAATGAACCATATTCAGAAGctttggaaagtaaaattggaTTCATTAACCATCGAGCTTATTTGCCTATGGAACATCGTTGGAGATATAGTTGGTTGCATAATGGTTTATCGAAGAAACGGAAGAGATCTTTAGAGTTACAAGTGGGAAAGATACAAGAACAGCTAGATAGAatgccaaatataattttaggaaaacaTCCAAGTAACAAGAAGAGACAACTCATTGGGGAGCCAAATTGGTCAAAGGTAAGTATTTTGTACAAGCTTCCATACTGGAAAAATAAGAAGCTTAAGCACAACATTGATGTCATGCATGTGGAGAAGAACATTAGTGAGAGTACTTATGGTACTTTGTTGGGCATTGAGGGGAAAAACAAGGACACCGACAAGGCACGAATGGATttgcaaaatatgaactttaggCACACGTTGCATTTGAAACAACGTCCTGATGGATCATATGACAAGCCTCgggctttcttttcattaagtcCAAATGAAAGGGATGGTTTTTATGACTTTTTGAAATCAGTCAAATATCCGGATGGTTATGCAGCCAATATATCAAGGTCAGTGAATGcaaaaaatggtagattatCTGGTTTGAAAAGCCACGATTGTCATGTGCTACTACAATGAATTCTTCCAATTGGGTTGCGAGGATTTGCACATAAAGACATTAGTCTTGTATTGTTTGAGTTAGGTAGCTTCTTCCAAGACTTATGCTCAAGGACCTTAAAACGAAGTGAATTGGAGAAACTAGAAGAACGTATAGTTCTTATACTATGCAAGCTTGAGAGGTTCTTTCCTCCAGCATTCTTTGATGTCGTGGTCCACCTTGCTGTTCACTTGCCTCGAGAAGCAATTCTAGGAGGCCCGGTACAATATCGGTGGATGTACCCAATTGAAAGGTAATTATATCATTTGATACATCCATCAATTACATCTTTCCCATGTGGTATAAAATCACATAATGTGCGTATTTTTTCCTCGTAGGTaccttggaaaattgaaaagatacgTTTCCAACCGAGCTCGACCAGAAGGTTCGATTGCAGAGGCTTACATTCTCAAAGAATGTATTAACAATTGGTCTTTGTATATTGATGGGATCGAAACTGTACATAatcgaagagaaagaaatgaaggTTTTGGTGAATCTAGCGAAagattgatagttttttcacaAACTGCCCGACCTACAGGTGGTAGGCGGAATGATGGCAACTTGTCTCGTGCATTGCTTGATACTGCTCATTGGTACTTGTTGTACAATAGTCCTGAGTTAGAGCCTtatttaaagtatgtgatttcatatgcatgtattgtttgattaagttttgaatattatttGCAATGCTTAGCTGAAAATAAATCACCTTATTTTTAATAGTGAACACAAAAGCACATTGCATAATCCTACTGGTGAAGCCATAACTCAAATCCAACGACAAGAGTTTCCCAAGTGGTTCAGAGAACATGTAAGACATTTGAAACTTAATCACACAAAtagaaattaaacatttaaatagtTTCATCATtgcttattactaattaatatcacTTATTGTATATCATTATAGATTAATAGATTGAAAGTTAGCGAGTCACCAGAAGCAACTAAACAGTTATGGTCATTAGCAAATGGTCCTAAGCCGCATGTGAAGGAGTACACAGTTTGTATGGTCAATGGTGTAAAGTTTCATACAAGGGACCTAGACAATCGTCGTGTAACCCAAAACAGTGGTGTATGTACCGAAGGGGACCATGAAGGAGAAATGCACGACTTCTATGGTCATGTGtgcaaaatttgggaattggagtatgtgtttcgccataaagttgttttattccAGTGTGAATGGTACAATACCGGTACTAATGGTCGAAGGAGAACGATAAGAACTGATGTACACTGCACAAGCATTGATGTTACAAGTCGGTGGTATGAAAATGACCATTTTATACTTCCTAGTCAAGCGAGACAAGTTTTCTACCTTCGAGATACCAAATTGGGTGAACCTTGGAAAATTGTGCAATCCATCCAACATAGGGGAGTGTTTGATGTCCCAGAAGTTGGGTGTGGAGAATCCAATGATAATACAGAAGATAGTGACGCATTGTTGATGTTGTCTCTGTCAATGTTGATGACAATATTATTGAGTATTGTAtgggtgatgttgaaactgaggTTGTTCTTGAAGGTGGAACTTCAGGAGATGCTAATCAAAATGAAGTGCATGACATACCTGATGTTGATCTTGATATGGATTATGATATGTAGAGTTCATAATAATTGTCTTAAATGTTGTGTGTTTGTCTTAATGTTTTATGTTTGTCTAagtagcaatttttttaaagttttgtacttatcttgaacttgatatggatattgatgtggcCATTTTTTGTGTTGAGGTTTTAGCAATTGTGTTCAAACTTAgcacttgtgaattgcttgatatggataatggtATAGACTATGATATGTAAAGTTAGTAGTAATTGTTATTGAgatgttttgtacttatcttaAACTTGATATGAATATTGATGTGATCtgtacttatcttgaacttgatatggatattgatgtaATCATTTATTGTGTTGAGTTAGTAGCAATTGTATTCAAATTTTGCACTTGTAaattgcttgatatggataatggtgTAGACTATAATGTTAAGTTAGTAGCAATTGTGCTTATCTTTCATGTCaatacatagtttcaaaaaatgcccaaaaaggcCAAATACGCTCATAATATACCAAGGTATGAGATGGCAAGATTGAATAGAATGAGgcaaaaccaagagagaattGATGCTTTGGGATTGAAGCACATCTCAACTTCTCTAAAGGATTCTGCTCAGTCCAATTgtgcaaaagggaaaagaagtagagctagtgttatggtagatgatgattatgtaccACCTATTGGTgacgatgacaatgatgatgagtcaTCTAATTCTATAACCCATAAGGTACAATAGATGTTCCATAGGGTACAatagatgataataattttgtttcattatttgtaatgactttgttgtttcattaaatgTATGTTTGTTAGTTACAGATAGCACCGGTACGGCTTACACGCTCGCGAGGTGAAGCATCTATTCCGGTGGTCCAATCTACGGAAACACCTCCTGAGGCAAATCCTCTTGCCCAAAGTTCTTCTAGTGCAGAGGCACAGGCTACCGATGCATTAACTAGCACGACTGGTAATTACATAGAGATTATACTTCACTTAATTTACTATTAAGATTATACTTCACTTAATTTAACATTGATAATGTTTAAATAGGATCGGCTAGCAAAAATACCCGTGGAACAACACGAGGTATAGCAGTATGGGCACTTGTTGAAAAAAGTGGTAAGCTGCCAATACGTAAAGCTGCAGAGTACGATGCTCCTGTTGGGAAGAATGCGTGCAAGCTTGTCAATCAAATTGGCGTACAAGTGCGAAGTAATTTGTCTAATTACaatgtgaaaaattggaaaagtgtTGATGTTGCTACTAGAGATGTGGTGCTTCAAAATATAgcggtaaatttacattgataacGTCTAACTTGTCTTTGTTTTCattaagcatattaaatttatataataatatttttataatacatatacacttcATTTTACAGGATCAGTTTGAGCTATACGGAGATTCCAACTTGGTAACAAaagcattaaatacaaaatgtgaAAGATTATTGAGTTGCAACTCCAACAAGTTGCATCAAACTTATAAAAAGCTTGTAGAATCTCATGGTGCTGACTATGCAAGAAGCCACCCGCCAAAGAATGCCACACTTGAGCAGTGGACTGGACTCATTAATGGGAAATGGACTAATAAGGATTGGCTGGTAAGTTATTTATgcgtatatttttattatccaATGTTTACTATATTATGTTGTCAAATGATTAACTTAATACTTAGATGAAGTTAATGTATATTGTTTTATTCATGATTTAATAAGTATCTTGAATGTTTTGTATtaggaaaaatcaagaaagaactctgaaaataggaagaaaacttcaggcaaacatagatgcgggacaaaggcacttgctgttagggttgatgaggaggtgaatgtttttttcatttccttaaACCTCGATATAttacatgttgtgattaattaactaTATCTATCTAACTCTCGAATGTTAATTAATCAGACAAATAATAATGGCGGTCAAGTTCCTGAAttggcaaaaatcttcaaagatgttcatttcaatccaaatacgAATATGTGGATACACCATGAGGATGAAGTGACATATGTATGTGTAGCATTCCATCTCTATCATTCCATTTCTATCATGTTTGTAAAGCTATAACATATGTagtattaatgttgtgattgtttgtttctttctctcttttaaatgataggaaactattctcaaagtgcaagaggatcattgtcaagatcctaatgcaattccccttacacaagaggagatttcaaacttggtttttaagaagaagtccggtattgtaaaaggacttggcatgaggccttcttcttctctagtaaCCACCGCTTCATCCAATTCCTCGGTGGAGTATATCCAACggctagaaaatgagataattgagctcaaagaggcaagagctagggaccaagaggagcGAGTTAGGGACCAAGAGGAGCGAGTTAGGGAGCGAGCTACGGAGCAAGAGGCACGAGCTAAGGAGCAAGAGGCACgagctaagcaagaagaggtccaacagaatattcttaactttttgaggAGCAAGGGTTATGATGATGATCTTACCTATGGGGGTGGTtcatcttcaagttaaaacacttattggttagtactttatattatatttgaaaatctatatttgctttctacaacttataaattaggagttgtgattttaattcattggtgtggctactcttaatgcattgttagaaatgtttcttataacatagttaatgtttttactttaagattttaatgtagtattgtttttatatttgtgcagatttcttattggtggcttttaggagatttacttttggcattacttgaagacatatgagaaCATCTTTCATTAGTTCAAACGCATgattatgctacactttttgtattgttataaaacatcttgagttattgtatgtatTGCAAACTTTTATTGTATGGAAGTTGTTTGAATTGgatgcttcttttattttttacttgtggaatgtatagatctttttttataaatgtgttgttcaaatttgaggttttaataatgtaatgacaggttacaggttaatatcaaagctatgaaaaaaataaaaacaggaaataagttttagcgacgaattttttcgtcacaaatattgcaacaaaaaattgttttagtgacgaaatatttcgtcactaaatgtagcaaaattttttaagaaatggttttagtgacgaaaattttcgtcactatatgtgcctggattttcttaaaaatagttttagtgacgaattttttcgtcgctatatgtacccgaaaatagttttagtgacgaaattattcgtcactaaatatcaatttaataaactgaagtgtttttagtgacgaaatattttcgtcactgaatagtgtttttagcgaggaaaacatttagcgacgaaatattttcgtcgctaaaagttttttctttttaaaacaaatcagacttttagtgacgaaaattttcgtcgctaggacttttagcgacggggtttcagcgacgaaatgagtttcgtcactaaaaatccgatttcgtcgctaaaggttcttagtgacgaaaaactagacttttagtgacgaattttttcctcactaaaaatacattttgttgtagtgttcTGAGATGCACGAGAGAGAGAAGGTGGCCTAGCCCTAGATGCCGCCTCCCTCCACTAAAAATGCCACCTCCCACACGCTTCTTCCAAGTGACAGCCACTATCACAGTGGCCTCCTCCTTCACGCCGCTTGCACAGTCTTGTCGGTCCTTCCTCCTCCAATTTTCGGTCAACTCATCTTAGGTATTACACTTTTCCTCTCTGCAACCCAGTTAAGCGCAATATTTATGGCCATGTATGAATTTTTTGATTcctcaaaaaaaatgtttgaatttttttagtttgtgtTCATGTCAGGTTGGACACTTTTGTGACTAAGTGCATACAAGTTaatattttcatcttttttttgaaattatgaaTTTGTCATATTATTTTATGCAATGTGTTGTGTAGCTTAGAAAAATTTGTTTTAGAATAAATCCATACACATTAGAACAGCATTTCATTAATGGTGAACCCTTTGTGAATTCATACCACACGAGGAGATGAACGACATATTGTTTATGTTTAAATTCTGTTTTGTGATAAACTTATAAAAGAAGGTTTggcattttttttgggttgttttgcTTGGTGGGAAAGTTGaggaaattgaaaataacaaaatctttaTACTTTGCACATAAGCTACTTGTAtggctaccaaaaaaaaaaaaaaaaccaattactTTAAGATGAACAGTTCGGAGAAAACAATTTGGTGCTACTCTTCTGGTTACTGCTTCTTCAAAGTATTTCCAtcaatacaaaatataaatataatctgTCTTTCCACCTGCCCTTGCAGCCCAcacaaaaacaattaatgtaCAATGGTGGTTGCTACTTCAGTTGTATACTAGTTTTAAGATGGTGGCAAATGCTTACATTAGTAAAAGAGTGTCATATGAAACCCTTTAATTACACAATATATCATCCCAAAACTATATGTTATATTACGCAATAAGCATTGAATGCTTAAATATCTTCATGAATTCTAGTATTCCTTTTCCCCTTTCTGCCCTGCACTAGAGGCAGAGGGCactctatatttatatatttataaaaaaaaaaaaaaaaaaaaacataacatgtTAGTCTAGAAAAAACATGTTAGTCAAAGCAGTAAAAAAAAACCTGTGAGTGATTGTCTCATATGAAAACaagtacatatttatatttgttagtCTCATATGAAAACGACATATTTATAGTTGTTAATGTACTAAAATGAAAGTTTAATGCATTTTAGTTTAGGAAATGAAATGTCACAGCACAAAGTAAGCCATCACCCCAATGTCAAGTAGCACAAACGAGAGGAGTACATCAAaatcaggttttttttttttttttgataagtaacaacAAAATTTCCTTCATTGTTTCTACTAGATTAATATTTTTGCATACTTTCTCAGCCCTTAGGTTAGAGACACAAAGAGTTACAAGAACAGGGCGGCCCAACAAACTTTGAGGCCTAAggcaataaatttaaatgaagcatttttgttattaattaaataatatttaattagttttcaatatcataatttttatataacaaaaatgcattctttttatcttgtaatatgttttttttttttttgaagaaatgctaaaactataacaaatttttactaaaaaaaatgtacaaatatTGTAGCAATTAATGTGATTAATGACActtcaagaagataataaacaagtatttaaatgaatgatgttagggatattataaatagagaaatgatatgtccacaatatttttacaacatttttacaacaaatcctaagtggcaggatgttactggttgttattgttggggcaaaaaagtaatcttagtattaggttcaaatttgaactaata
This portion of the Castanea sativa cultivar Marrone di Chiusa Pesio chromosome 7, ASM4071231v1 genome encodes:
- the LOC142644288 gene encoding uncharacterized protein LOC142644288, which translates into the protein MDKSWMTIGKTPDGRLSRPYIEGVNAFLNFARAVVDCSGNIPCPCIHCVNCYRQSLQTVRIHLLHRGIMQSYINWYNHGEPRVLNENIHDNEMSDDDHMDGIDALVGDRIRGEPRNATEDEEVRNFDKLEEDAKRELYSGCIDYSILKFVIEMLNVKVMTNLSNKGLDMMLELLTKVLPKGNLVPRSTYEAKKILRDLGMSYEHIDACKNDCALFWKENENFDKCSVCEAPRYKDTRAQGKKIPHKVLRYFPLTPRLRKLYMSGQRAKDMRWYIDKRVDDGIMRHPADSEEWKEFDLQHPDFALVPRNVRLGLAIDGFNPFGNMNNNYKLWEEGVETYDAYRKEYFQMRATLLWTIHDYPGFGNVSGWRTKGYHFCYTCNNEPYSEALESKIGFINHRAYLPMEHRWRYSWLHNGLSKKRKRSLELQVGKIQEQLDRMPNIILGKHPSNKKRQLIGEPNWSKVSILYKLPYWKNKKLKHNIDVMHVEKNISESTYGTLLGIEGKNKDTDKARMDLQNMNFRHTLHLKQRPDGSYDKPRAFFSLSPNERDGFYDFLKSVKYPDGYAANISRSVNAKNGRLSGSFFQDLCSRTLKRSELEKLEERIVLILCKLERFFPPAFFDVVVHLAVHLPREAILGGPVQYRWMYPIERYLGKLKRYVSNRARPEGSIAEAYILKECINNWSLYIDGIETVHNRRERNEGFGESSERLIVFSQTARPTGGRRNDGNLSRALLDTAHWYLLYNSPELEPYLNEHKSTLHNPTGEAITQIQRQEFPKWFREHINRLKVSESPEATKQLWSLANGPKPHVKEYTVCMVNGVKFHTRDLDNRRVTQNSGCEWYNTGTNGRRRTIRTDVHCTSIDVTSRWYENDHFILPSQARQVFYLRDTKLGEPWKIVQSIQHRGVFDVPEVGCGESNDNTEDSDALLMLSLSMLMTILLSGTSGDANQNEVHDIPDVDLDMDYDM